Proteins encoded together in one Rhipicephalus sanguineus isolate Rsan-2018 chromosome 9, BIME_Rsan_1.4, whole genome shotgun sequence window:
- the LOC119405779 gene encoding uncharacterized protein LOC119405779 gives MTRSDSPVIRTAGGHLVILGMDFLTEHRAIIDLQSRQITLSTGQAIQSKTTLGHHAILSVLDEEVSIPPRSSVIIPVVTGNTKDVEGEIERNTQILLDRQLGVTKGIAYFKNGQADVLVTNFGREQRHLNKSTTIGFLDEVGDIPGTFAISDQSHQDSSIQNQPAAFDINPELPSDRQNQIRILLESYGHCFATSSKVPKTPIAKHRIITSEHARPLRQSLYRVSPREREAIRKQVDEMLRDDIIQPSKSPWAAPVVLVKKKDGRLRIDDTLDRLCHAKYFSSMDLKSGY, from the exons ATGACTAGATCGGATAGTCCCGTCATCCGCACAGCCGGAGGCCATCTCGTCATCTTGGGCATGGATTTCCTGACCGAACATCGAGCAATCATCGACCTTCAATCAAGACAGATCACACTTTCGACGGGCCAAGCCATTCAGTCGAAGACAACCCTAGGGCACCACGCCATCCTGAGTGTTCTAGATGAAGAAGTAAGCATCCCACCAAGGTCAAGCGTCATAATACCAGTGGTTACAGGCAACACAAAGGATGTTGAAGGCGAGATCGAGAGAAACACGCAGATCCTCTTAGACCGACAGCTTGGCGTCACCAAAGGCATCGCTTACTTCAAGAATGGGCAAGCTGACGTACTCGTAACCAACTTCGGCAGGGAACAACGACACCTCAACAAAAGCACCACGATTGGCTTCTTAGATGAAGTAGGAGATATTCCAGGCACGTTCGCCATCTCCGACCAATCCCACCAAGACTCGTCAATACAAAACCAGCCGGCTGCGTTCGACATCAACCCTGAGCTTCCCAGTGACAGACAAAATCAGATCCGCATTCTCTTAGAAAGCTACGGTCACTGTTTCGCAACCTCGTCCAAGGTGCCGAAAACACCAATTGCCAAGCATCGGATCATAACCAGCGAGCACGCCCGACCTCTCCGCCAAAGCCTGTACCGTGTGTCGCCGCGAGAGCGTGAAGCAATTcggaaacaagtggacgaaatgcttcgcgatgACATCATTCAACCTTCGAAAAGCCCTTGGGCAGCACCAGTCGTTCTCGTCAAGAAAAAAGACGGAAGGCtccg gatagacgacaccctagacCGACTCTGCCATGCCAAGTACTTCTCGTCCATGGACCTCAAAAGCGGATATTGA